In Solanum lycopersicum chromosome 5, SLM_r2.1, the following are encoded in one genomic region:
- the LOC138348990 gene encoding protein ACCELERATED CELL DEATH 6-like translates to MNSYDNDKRTIKIIRDAAQIHIVVATLLVTVTFAAGFTLPGGFESDKDSFDKGMAILSKKSAFCAFVVTDAIAFACSAGAVFSYFVIAMTYMPKTGGELEITLTKKEQRILLKTFDLATSLLFLSMSAVVIAFVTGLYATLENSVGLAATVCVIGCLALLIYVLVFYVLYTEAAK, encoded by the coding sequence ATGAATTCATACGATAATGATAAAAGAACGATCAAAATAATTAGGGATGCAGCTCAAATACATATAGTTGTGGCTACACTACTAGTGACGGTTACCTTTGCTGCCGGCTTCACACTACCAGGAGGTTTTGAGAGCGATAAAGATAGCTTTGATAAAGGGATGGCGATTCTATCAAAGAAATCAGCATTCTGTGCATTTGTTGTTACGGATGCCATTGCCTTTGCATGCTCCGCGGGGGCTGTCTTTAGCTACTTTGTCATTGCAATGACTTATATGCCAAAGACCGGAGGAGAGTTAGAAATCACTTTAACAAAAAAAGAGCAGAGAATTCTGCTGAAAACTTTTGATCTTGCAACAAGTTTGCTGTTTCTATCAATGTCAGCAGTTGTAATTGCATTTGTAACTGGTTTGTATGCTACTTTGGAAAATTCAGTTGGTCTAGCTGCTACAGTTTGTGTCATAGGTTGCCTTGCGCTCCTTATTTATGTCTTggttttttatgttctttacaCAGAAGCCGCTAAGTAG
- the LOC109120245 gene encoding protein ACCELERATED CELL DEATH 6-like: protein MDRENIMQAAQIHLVVATLIMTVTFTAGFTSPGGFDNNIDSTNKGMAILLRRSAFRAFVVTDAIAFTSSAVAVFTYFAMAASVISVTELPVVMRLYKFATFLQLVAMSAVVIAFVTG from the exons ATGGATCGCGAAAATATTATGCAAGCAGCTCAGATACATTTAGTTGTTGCAACTCTAATAATGACAGTCACCTTCACTGCTGGTTTCACATCTCCAGGAGGTTTTGACAACAATATTGACAGCACTAATAAAGGGATGGCGATTCTACTAAGGAGAAGTGCATTTCGTGCATTTGTTGTTACTGATGCCATCGCGTTTACATCATCAGCTGTAGCTGTATTCACTTACTTCGCGATGGCAGCAAGTGTAATATCTGTAACAGAGTTGCCAGTTGTGATGAGGCTTTATAAGTTTGCAACCTTTTTGCAGCTTGTGGCAATGTCAGCTGTTGTGATTGCATTTGTAACTG GGTAA